The proteins below come from a single Zhouia spongiae genomic window:
- a CDS encoding DUF3109 family protein: protein MFQLGKTIVSEEIIENDFVCNISACKGACCVDGEAGAPLEDEETKILDEIYDKVRPYLRAESIAVIEEQGTFVKGLDGEWETPLVNGAECVYVTFNDDGVAMCGIEQAHKDGEVDWKKPVSCELYPVRVKQYSEFSAVNYHKWHICDDACTLGKELQVPVYKFVKNALIRKFGAEWYNELEAVAGQLKT, encoded by the coding sequence ATGTTTCAGTTAGGGAAGACAATCGTATCGGAAGAGATCATTGAAAATGATTTTGTTTGCAACATATCTGCTTGTAAAGGGGCTTGTTGTGTAGATGGTGAAGCCGGGGCTCCGCTTGAAGATGAGGAAACCAAAATATTGGATGAAATTTACGATAAGGTTAGGCCCTATCTCAGGGCTGAAAGTATTGCTGTTATCGAGGAACAGGGAACTTTTGTTAAAGGTCTCGATGGTGAATGGGAAACACCGCTGGTAAACGGCGCCGAATGTGTGTACGTTACCTTTAACGATGATGGAGTTGCCATGTGTGGCATAGAACAGGCGCACAAAGATGGAGAGGTAGACTGGAAAAAACCCGTGTCATGTGAGTTATACCCTGTTCGTGTTAAGCAATATTCAGAATTTTCGGCTGTCAATTATCACAAATGGCACATTTGCGACGATGCATGTACTTTAGGCAAAGAGCTTCAGGTGCCGGTCTATAAGTTTGTGAAAAATGCATTAATAAGAAAGTTTGGTGCAGAGTGGTACAACGAACTCGAAGCTGTAGCCGGACAATTGAAAACCTGA
- a CDS encoding ribonucleotide-diphosphate reductase subunit beta, with protein MSASVEPILQENKDRFVLFPIKHEDIWQWYKKQEACFWTAEEIDLHQDLTDWNNKLNDDERYFIKHILAFFAASDGIVNENLAENFVNEVQFTEAKFFYGFQIMMENIHSETYSLLIDTYVKDEKEKNLLFKAIENFDAIKEKADWALKWIESPSFAERLIAFAAVEGIFFSGAFCSIFWLKKRGLMPGLTFSNELISRDEGMHCDFAVHLHNNHLINKVPQERIKEIIINALDIERQFITESLPVSLIGMNAKLMTQYLEFVTDRLLVELGCEKEYNATNPFDFMDMISLQGKTNFFEKRVSEYQKAGVLNKDEDSQKISFDADF; from the coding sequence ATGTCAGCATCAGTAGAACCGATTTTACAAGAAAACAAAGACAGATTTGTTCTTTTCCCTATAAAACATGAGGATATTTGGCAATGGTATAAGAAGCAGGAAGCTTGTTTTTGGACCGCTGAAGAAATAGATTTACACCAGGACTTAACGGACTGGAATAATAAGTTAAACGACGATGAGCGTTATTTTATAAAGCACATTCTGGCTTTCTTTGCAGCCTCAGATGGTATTGTTAATGAAAATCTTGCAGAGAACTTTGTGAATGAAGTGCAGTTTACAGAGGCTAAATTCTTTTACGGATTTCAGATTATGATGGAAAATATCCATTCTGAAACATATTCCTTGCTTATTGATACTTATGTCAAGGACGAAAAGGAAAAAAACCTTCTTTTTAAAGCGATAGAGAATTTTGATGCGATTAAAGAGAAGGCGGATTGGGCTTTAAAATGGATCGAATCACCAAGTTTTGCAGAAAGACTGATTGCTTTTGCTGCCGTTGAGGGAATCTTCTTTTCAGGAGCTTTCTGCTCGATCTTCTGGTTGAAAAAACGTGGTTTAATGCCGGGGCTGACCTTTTCGAATGAATTGATTTCAAGAGATGAAGGGATGCATTGCGATTTTGCGGTTCACCTTCATAACAATCACCTGATCAATAAAGTTCCTCAGGAAAGAATTAAAGAGATTATAATAAATGCACTGGATATAGAGCGTCAGTTTATAACGGAGTCATTGCCTGTTAGTTTAATAGGGATGAATGCTAAACTGATGACCCAATATTTAGAGTTTGTTACCGACAGATTGTTGGTAGAATTGGGTTGTGAAAAAGAATACAATGCAACGAACCCGTTCGATTTTATGGATATGATCTCGCTTCAGGGGAAAACTAATTTCTTTGAAAAACGAGTGTCTGAATATCAGAAGGCCGGAGTATTGAATAAGGATGAAGATTCGCAAAAGATCAGCTTCGACGCCGATTTCTAA